A section of the Tamandua tetradactyla isolate mTamTet1 chromosome 4, mTamTet1.pri, whole genome shotgun sequence genome encodes:
- the DUSP10 gene encoding dual specificity protein phosphatase 10 codes for MPPTPLDDRVVVALSRPVRPQDLNLCLDSSYLDSAAPGSNGHPPVIATTVVSLKAANLTYMPSSSGSARSLNCGCSSASCCTVATYDKNSQAQTQAIAAGSATTAIGTSTACPANQMVNNNENTGPLSPSCGVGSPVSGTPKQLASIKIIYPNDLAKKMTKCKGHLPSQGPVIIDCRPFMEYNKSHIQGAVHINCADKISRRRLQQGKITVLDLISCREGKDSFKRIFSKEIIVYDENTNEPSRVMPSQPLHIVLESLKREGKEPLVLKGGLSSFKQNHENLCDNSLQLRECSEVESGASAASSTLPQPVPTTPDIESAELTPVLPFLFLGNEQDAQDLHTMQRLNIGYVINVTTHLPLYHYEKGLLSYKRLPATDSNKQNLRQYFEEAFEFIEEAHQCGKALLIHCQAGVSRSATIVIAYLMKHTRMTMTDAYKFVKGKRPIISPNLNFMGQLLEFEEDLNNGVTPRILTPKLMGVETAV; via the exons ATGCCTCCAACTCCTTTAGACGACAGGGTAGTAGTGGCACTGTCTAGGCCTGTCCGACCTCAGGATCTCAACCTTTGTTTAGACTCTAGCTACCTTGACTCTGCCGCCCCAGGCAGTAACGGCCACCCACCGGTCATTGCCACCACCGTTGTGTCCCTCAAGGCTGCGAATCTGACGTATATGCCCTCATCCAGCGGCTCTGCCCGCTCCCTGAATTGTGGATGCAGCAGTGCCAGCTGCTGCACTGTGGCAACCTACGACAAGAACAGTCAGGCCCAAACCCAAGCCATTGCCGCTGGCAGTGCCACCACCGCCATAGGAACCTCTACCGCCTGCCCTGCTAACCAGATGGTCAACAACAATGAGAATACAGGCCCTTTAAGTCCATCGTGTGGGGTGGGCAGCCCTGTGTCAGGGACCCCCAAGCAGCTAGCGAGCATCAAAATCATCTACCCCAATGATCTGGCAAAGAAGATGACCAAGTGCAAGGGTCACCTGCCAAGCCAGGGCCCCGTCATCATTGACTGCAGGCCCTTCATGGAGTACAACAAGAGTCACATCCAAGGAGCTGTCCACATTAACTGTGCCGATAAAATCAGCCGGCGGAGACTGCAGCAGGGCAAGATCACTGTCCTAGACTTGATTTCCTGTAGGGAAGGCAAGGACTCTTTCAAGAGGATCTTTTCCAAAGAAATTATAGTTTATGATGAGAATACCAATGAGCCAAGCCGAGTGATGCCCTCCCAACCACTTCACATAGTCCTCGAGTCCCTGAAGAGAGAAGGCAAAGAACCTCTGGTGTTAAAAG GTGGACTCAGTAGTTTCAAGCAGAACCATGAAAACCTCTGTGACAACTCCCTCCAGCTCCGAGAGTGCTCGGAGGTGGAGAGTGGCGCCTCCGCGGCCTCGAGCACGCTACCTCAGCCCGTCCCCACCACCCCCGACATCGAGAGCGCCGAGCTGACCCCCGTCCTGCCCTTCCTCTTCCTGGGCAACGAGCAGGACGCACAGGACCTGCACACGATGCAGCGGCTGAACATCGGCTACGTGATCAACGTTACCACCCACCTCCCGCTGTACCACTACGAGAAGGGCCTGCTGAGCTACAAGCGGCTGCCGGCCACCGACAGCAACAAGCAGAACCTGCGCCAGTACTTCGAGGAGGCCTTTGAGTTCATCG AGGAGGCTCACCAGTGCGGCAAGGCGCTCCTCATCCACTGCCAGGCTGGGGTGTCGCGCTCCGCCACCATCGTCATCGCCTACTTGATGAAGCACACTCGGATGACCATGACCGACGCCTACAAATTTGTCAAAGGCAAACGACCAATTATCTCCCCAAACCTTAACTTCATGGGGCAGTTGCTGGAGTTCGAGGAAGATCTGAACAACGGTGTGACTCCACGGATCCTTACACCAAAGCTGATGGGCGTGGAGACAGCTGTGTGA